From the Temnothorax longispinosus isolate EJ_2023e chromosome 6, Tlon_JGU_v1, whole genome shotgun sequence genome, one window contains:
- the LOC139814436 gene encoding ejaculatory bulb-specific protein 3-like, giving the protein MARLSFIVTMIAVALACVFAEEKYSDRYDDIDLNGILSNEKLRMQYYNCFMDTAPCKTADAKFFKGVIGEAMQTQCRRCTEKQKVLLDHMADWYTTNKPDEWDAFVKKTVEDARKKNG; this is encoded by the exons ATGGCTCGACTAAGCTTCATTGTGACAATGATCGCCGTTGCATTGGCGTGTGTATTCGCGGAGGAGAAGTACTCGGATCGGTACGACGATATCGATCTCAATGGAATTTTGTCAAACGAAAAATTGCGAATGCAATATTACAACTGCTTCATGGACACCGCACCGTGCAAGACCGCAGatgcaaaattctttaaag GAGTCATAGGTGAAGCTATGCAAACTCAATGCAGAAGATGCActgaaaaacaaaaagtacTTTTAGACCACATGGCCGATTGGTATACAACGAATAAGCCCGACGAATGGGACGCCTTTGTTAAGAAGACCGTAGAGGATGCACGAAAGAAAAATGGTTAA